A genomic window from Streptomyces sp. 846.5 includes:
- a CDS encoding MFS transporter has protein sequence MPVAAAAGAPDLTPRQLRLVFAGLMMALLLAALDQTIVATALPRIVGELHGLQHMSWVVTAYLLASTIGLPLYGKLGDLLGRKSVFQFAIAVFLVGSAFAGWAHSMDELIACRAVQGIGGGGLMIGVQAIIGDVVSPRARGRYMGLISAVFGFSSVAGPLLGGWFTDGPGWRWCFYVNLPLGLAALVVTSLVLKPKRSRGGRGEGERRPRLDVLGSLLLAVTGTCLVLATSWGGSQYAWTSPVILGLIGGAVLSLLLFPLAERRAAEPVIPLRLFRDGVFNVSGAIGVVVGVALFGAASYLPSFLQMVDGASATVSGLKMLPMMGGIVVASIASGQLISRTGRYKVYPIVGGALSTAGMAMLGLLHADSSYLLQSAGMAVLGLGVGLALPVMVLAVQNSVAPGDLGAATSANNYLRQIGGSVGAAVFGTLFNSRLTEQLQDRLPHVGVAAGAVPPTDSITPELVRSLPTPLRLAYVDSFAAAMPRVFLYLVPVLALGFLLAFLLKEKPLVTHAASQAGTDDGLPYEAAQEVPVPHQSSPSSPLDTAGVPGAPGTPVSGAVLEPDRTGVPRAVLTLIDMDGRQVARAGSGQDGRWTLAAPRGGNYVLIAAAPGHQPQAVTVTVGNRPVDLDVVLGGTGRLSGAVRSAEGAPVADATVTLTDARGEVAATTHADSDGAYHFRDLVCGRYTLAVSARAYRPTALAVDVAPSGETRQDVAMAGSGTLRGTVRTNAGHAVEDARVTLLDSTGTVVAAATTGSDGQFRFTDLEPGEYTVIASGYPPVATALRIEDGHTERDLHLSHRLDD, from the coding sequence ATGCCTGTTGCCGCCGCTGCCGGCGCACCGGACTTGACGCCACGTCAACTACGGCTGGTCTTCGCCGGACTGATGATGGCGCTGCTGCTCGCCGCGCTCGACCAGACCATCGTGGCCACCGCGCTGCCACGGATCGTCGGCGAACTGCACGGTCTGCAGCACATGTCCTGGGTGGTGACCGCCTATCTGCTGGCCTCCACCATCGGGTTGCCGCTCTACGGCAAACTCGGCGACCTGCTGGGCCGCAAGTCCGTGTTCCAGTTCGCCATCGCCGTCTTCCTGGTCGGCTCCGCGTTCGCCGGCTGGGCGCACAGCATGGACGAGTTGATCGCCTGCCGGGCGGTCCAGGGCATCGGCGGCGGCGGGCTGATGATCGGCGTCCAGGCGATCATCGGCGATGTCGTCTCGCCGCGTGCCCGGGGTCGCTACATGGGCCTGATCAGCGCCGTGTTCGGGTTCTCCTCGGTGGCGGGCCCGCTGCTCGGCGGCTGGTTCACCGACGGCCCGGGCTGGCGCTGGTGCTTCTACGTCAACCTGCCGCTGGGGCTGGCCGCGCTGGTCGTCACCTCCCTCGTGCTCAAGCCGAAGCGCAGCCGGGGCGGCCGGGGCGAGGGCGAACGCCGCCCCAGGCTGGACGTGCTGGGCTCGCTGCTGCTCGCCGTCACCGGCACCTGCCTTGTCCTGGCCACGAGTTGGGGCGGCAGCCAGTACGCCTGGACCTCACCGGTGATCCTCGGTCTGATCGGCGGGGCGGTGCTGTCGCTGCTGCTCTTCCCACTGGCCGAACGCCGGGCCGCGGAGCCGGTGATCCCGCTGCGGCTGTTCCGTGACGGCGTCTTCAACGTCTCCGGCGCCATCGGCGTCGTGGTCGGGGTCGCCCTGTTCGGCGCGGCCAGCTATCTGCCCAGCTTCCTGCAGATGGTGGACGGCGCCAGCGCCACCGTCTCCGGTCTGAAGATGCTGCCGATGATGGGCGGCATCGTCGTCGCCTCCATCGCCTCGGGCCAGTTGATCAGCCGCACCGGCCGCTACAAGGTCTACCCGATCGTCGGCGGCGCCCTGTCCACGGCCGGGATGGCCATGCTCGGCCTGCTCCACGCCGACAGCTCCTACCTGCTGCAGAGCGCGGGGATGGCGGTGCTGGGCCTCGGCGTCGGGCTGGCGCTGCCGGTGATGGTGCTGGCGGTGCAGAACTCCGTGGCTCCGGGCGACCTGGGGGCCGCCACCTCCGCCAACAACTACCTGCGCCAGATCGGCGGTTCGGTCGGCGCGGCGGTCTTCGGCACCCTGTTCAACTCCCGGCTGACGGAGCAGCTCCAGGACCGGCTGCCGCATGTCGGCGTCGCCGCCGGAGCCGTCCCGCCGACCGACTCGATCACCCCGGAACTGGTCCGGTCGCTGCCGACGCCGCTGCGGCTGGCCTATGTCGACTCCTTCGCGGCGGCGATGCCGCGGGTGTTCCTCTACCTGGTGCCGGTCCTGGCGCTGGGCTTCCTGCTCGCCTTCCTGCTCAAGGAGAAACCCTTGGTCACCCACGCGGCCTCGCAGGCCGGTACCGACGACGGCCTCCCCTACGAGGCAGCACAGGAGGTCCCCGTGCCGCACCAGTCATCCCCCTCCTCCCCGCTGGACACCGCAGGCGTCCCCGGCGCGCCCGGCACCCCGGTCAGCGGTGCGGTGCTGGAGCCCGACCGGACCGGAGTGCCCCGCGCCGTGCTGACGCTGATCGACATGGACGGGCGCCAGGTGGCCCGGGCCGGCAGCGGCCAGGACGGCCGCTGGACCCTGGCCGCACCCCGGGGCGGCAACTACGTCCTCATCGCCGCCGCGCCCGGCCACCAGCCGCAGGCGGTCACCGTCACCGTGGGCAACCGCCCGGTGGACCTCGATGTGGTGCTGGGCGGCACCGGGCGGCTCTCCGGCGCGGTCCGCAGCGCCGAGGGCGCGCCGGTCGCCGACGCCACGGTCACCCTCACCGACGCCCGCGGCGAGGTCGCCGCCACCACCCACGCCGACTCGGACGGCGCGTACCACTTCCGCGACCTGGTCTGCGGCCGCTACACCCTCGCCGTCAGCGCCCGCGCCTACCGCCCGACCGCGCTGGCCGTCGACGTCGCCCCCAGCGGGGAGACCCGCCAGGACGTCGCCATGGCCGGCAGCGGCACCCTGCGCGGGACGGTGCGCACCAACGCCGGGCACGCGGTCGAGGACGCCAGGGTCACCCTGCTGGACTCCACCGGCACCGTGGTCGCCGCTGCGACCACCGGCTCCGACGGCCAGTTCCGCTTCACCGACCTGGAGCCGGGGGAGTACACCGTGATCGCCAGCGGCTACCCGCCGGTGGCCACCGCGCTCCGGATCGAGGACGGCCACACCGAGCGGGACCTCCACCTCTCGCACCGGCTGGACGACTGA
- a CDS encoding FCD domain-containing protein produces MDIQGLHGRLLADLGPAIASGEIPEGTVLRSEELEARYGVSRTVVREAVRVLEAMRLVASRRRVGTTVQPREAWDVFDPLVIRWRLAGADRAAQLSSLGGLRVAVEPVAAALAARQATEDHCRELSALAVELTVTARSGDLRTFLRHDIAFHALVLRASGNEMFAHLADAVGAVLTGRTEHKLMPHHPAPYAVALHREVAEAVCVQDAAAAERAMRAIVTGALEELAPTLADQG; encoded by the coding sequence ATGGACATCCAGGGCCTGCACGGGCGCCTTCTCGCGGACCTCGGGCCCGCCATCGCCTCCGGCGAGATCCCGGAGGGGACGGTGCTGCGCAGCGAGGAGCTGGAGGCCCGCTACGGGGTGTCCCGGACGGTCGTCCGCGAGGCGGTCCGGGTGCTGGAGGCGATGCGCCTGGTCGCCTCGCGCCGCCGGGTCGGGACGACGGTGCAGCCGCGCGAGGCCTGGGACGTGTTCGACCCGCTGGTGATCCGCTGGCGGCTGGCCGGCGCCGACCGCGCGGCGCAGCTGAGCTCGCTCGGCGGCCTGCGGGTCGCGGTCGAGCCGGTGGCCGCAGCGCTCGCCGCGCGGCAGGCGACCGAGGACCACTGCCGCGAGCTGAGCGCCCTCGCGGTGGAGCTGACCGTCACCGCGCGCAGCGGGGACCTGCGGACCTTTCTGCGTCATGACATCGCCTTCCACGCACTGGTGCTGCGCGCCTCGGGCAACGAGATGTTCGCCCACCTCGCCGACGCCGTGGGCGCGGTGCTCACCGGGCGCACCGAGCACAAGCTCATGCCGCACCACCCGGCCCCCTACGCCGTGGCGCTGCACCGGGAGGTCGCCGAGGCGGTCTGCGTGCAGGACGCCGCAGCGGCCGAGCGGGCGATGCGGGCGATCGTGACGGGAGCGCTGGAGGAGCTGGCGCCGACGCTGGCGGACCAGGGCTGA
- a CDS encoding gluconokinase: MAHNVVVMGVSGVGKTTVARLLSERLALPYGEADDFHPPANIAKMAAGTPLDDADRQPWLEAIGAWLQQQNEAGVGGVVTCSALKRRYRDTLRAACPDIWFLHLAGPHDLVADRIGHRTGHFMPPSLLDSQYSTLEPLGADERGAVLDVGPAPEQLVDEAVRLLGTP; the protein is encoded by the coding sequence ATGGCTCACAACGTCGTCGTCATGGGCGTCTCCGGTGTCGGCAAGACCACCGTCGCCCGGCTGCTCTCCGAACGACTCGCCCTCCCCTACGGGGAGGCCGACGACTTCCACCCGCCCGCCAACATCGCCAAGATGGCGGCCGGGACGCCGCTCGACGACGCCGACCGCCAACCCTGGCTGGAAGCCATCGGGGCGTGGCTGCAGCAGCAGAACGAGGCCGGGGTCGGTGGCGTGGTCACCTGTTCCGCGCTCAAGCGCCGCTACCGGGACACCCTGCGCGCCGCCTGCCCGGACATCTGGTTCCTGCACCTGGCCGGCCCCCACGACCTGGTCGCCGACCGGATCGGCCACCGCACCGGCCACTTCATGCCGCCCTCGCTGCTCGACTCGCAGTACTCGACGCTCGAACCGCTCGGGGCGGACGAGCGCGGCGCCGTCCTGGACGTCGGACCGGCGCCCGAGCAGCTCGTCGACGAGGCCGTGCGCCTGCTCGGCACGCCCTGA
- a CDS encoding gluconate:H+ symporter, translating into MTLLLAADAALPHSGSDTRLVTAMLLGIAVIVALISWLKLHPFLALTLGSGVLAAVAGVPFDKLMTSFSTGFGATVTSVGLLIGLGAMLGKLLADSGGADIIADTVLARSGPRSMPWAMGLIAAVLGLPLFFEIGVVLLVPIVVLVARRGNLPLLRVGIPALAGLSVLHGLIPPHPGPLVAVSALHANLGVTLGLGLLVAVPTLVVAGPLFARVAERWVGPLELPVLDQAEEAEAEAEGAARRRPSFGATLGTILLPVVLMLGKALVDITVDKPTATPQRILDFVGSPLIALLLAVLVAMVTLGRAAGFDRGRISATAAAALGPIAGIVFIVGAGGGFKQTLVDVGVGNVVSSWATHLHISALLLGWLIAVLIRIATGSATVATITAAGIVAPLAAGMSTTHTSLLVLAIGAGSLFFSHVNDAGFWLVKEYFGMSVGQTLKSWSVMETVISVMAIALILPLSLLI; encoded by the coding sequence GTGACCCTCCTGCTGGCCGCCGACGCGGCCCTCCCCCACAGCGGCAGCGACACCAGACTCGTCACCGCCATGCTGCTCGGCATCGCCGTGATCGTGGCCCTGATCAGCTGGCTGAAGCTGCATCCCTTCCTCGCCCTCACCCTGGGCTCGGGCGTCCTGGCGGCCGTCGCCGGCGTCCCCTTCGACAAGCTGATGACCAGCTTCTCGACCGGCTTCGGCGCGACCGTCACCAGCGTCGGCCTGCTCATCGGCCTCGGCGCGATGCTGGGCAAACTGCTGGCCGACTCGGGCGGCGCGGACATCATCGCCGACACGGTACTGGCCCGCTCCGGGCCCCGTTCGATGCCCTGGGCGATGGGGCTGATCGCCGCCGTGCTCGGGCTGCCGCTGTTCTTCGAGATCGGCGTGGTGCTGCTGGTCCCGATCGTGGTGCTGGTCGCCCGGCGCGGAAACCTGCCGCTGCTGCGGGTCGGCATCCCCGCGCTGGCCGGGCTGTCCGTCCTGCACGGACTCATCCCGCCGCATCCGGGCCCGCTGGTCGCCGTGTCGGCGCTGCACGCCAACCTCGGCGTCACGCTGGGCCTCGGCCTGCTGGTCGCCGTGCCCACCCTGGTCGTCGCAGGCCCCCTGTTCGCCCGCGTCGCCGAGCGCTGGGTCGGACCACTGGAGCTGCCCGTGCTGGACCAGGCCGAGGAGGCGGAAGCGGAAGCGGAGGGAGCCGCCCGCCGCAGGCCGAGCTTCGGGGCGACCCTCGGCACCATCCTGCTGCCGGTCGTGCTGATGCTGGGCAAGGCCCTGGTGGACATCACCGTCGACAAACCCACGGCGACCCCGCAGCGCATCCTCGACTTCGTCGGATCACCGCTGATCGCGCTGCTGCTGGCGGTGCTGGTCGCGATGGTCACCCTGGGCCGCGCGGCCGGCTTCGACCGGGGCCGGATCTCGGCCACCGCGGCGGCCGCCCTCGGCCCGATCGCCGGGATCGTCTTCATCGTCGGCGCGGGCGGCGGCTTCAAGCAGACCCTGGTGGACGTGGGCGTCGGCAATGTCGTCAGCAGCTGGGCGACTCACCTGCACATCTCCGCGCTGCTGCTCGGCTGGCTGATCGCGGTCCTCATCCGGATCGCGACCGGCTCCGCCACGGTCGCCACCATCACCGCCGCCGGCATCGTCGCCCCGCTGGCGGCGGGGATGAGCACCACTCACACCTCGCTACTGGTGCTCGCCATCGGCGCCGGATCGCTGTTCTTCTCGCACGTCAACGACGCCGGGTTCTGGCTGGTGAAGGAGTACTTCGGGATGAGCGTGGGTCAGACGCTCAAGTCCTGGTCGGTGATGGAGACGGTGATCTCGGTGATGGCGATAGCCCTGATCCTGCCGCTGAGCCTGCTGATCTGA
- a CDS encoding SRPBCC family protein, whose amino-acid sequence MGQVYAVTERVLDASPERVFDVLADYQSSRGAILPAQFSEYEVREGGKGAGTVVHWKLQATEKRVRDCLFTVTEPTPGQLVETDANSTMVVTWTVTPAGEGKAKVVVETTWAGASGVGGFFERTFAPKGLNRINNEVLDRLASSVG is encoded by the coding sequence ATGGGCCAGGTCTACGCGGTTACCGAGCGGGTGCTGGACGCCTCGCCGGAGCGGGTCTTCGACGTGCTGGCCGACTACCAGTCGTCCCGCGGGGCGATCCTCCCGGCGCAGTTCAGCGAGTACGAGGTACGCGAGGGCGGCAAGGGCGCGGGCACGGTTGTGCACTGGAAGCTGCAGGCGACCGAGAAGCGGGTGCGCGACTGCCTGTTCACCGTCACCGAGCCCACGCCGGGGCAGTTGGTGGAGACGGACGCCAACTCCACCATGGTGGTCACCTGGACGGTCACCCCGGCGGGCGAGGGCAAGGCGAAGGTCGTCGTCGAGACGACCTGGGCCGGTGCGAGCGGGGTCGGCGGCTTCTTCGAGCGGACCTTCGCTCCCAAGGGCCTGAACCGGATCAACAACGAGGTCCTGGACCGCCTGGCGTCCTCCGTCGGCTGA
- a CDS encoding NUDIX domain-containing protein yields MGQPLGTDEILDIVDAEDNVIGQAPRGEATAKRLRHRCVFILARDADDRIFVHRRTAEKLVFPSMHDMFVGGVVGAGESYDEAAKREAEEELGVAGLSPVPLFRFLYESPEHTWWSAVYETRTPTTVAPQPEEVAWHAFLTEAELAARLSEWKWVPDGLDAWRRLAAWRNGRSAG; encoded by the coding sequence GTGGGCCAACCGCTGGGCACCGACGAGATCCTCGACATCGTCGACGCCGAGGACAACGTGATCGGCCAGGCCCCGCGCGGCGAGGCCACCGCGAAACGGCTGCGCCACCGCTGCGTCTTCATCCTCGCCCGGGACGCCGACGACCGGATCTTCGTGCACCGCCGCACGGCGGAGAAGCTGGTCTTCCCGTCGATGCACGACATGTTCGTGGGGGGCGTGGTCGGCGCCGGCGAGAGCTACGACGAGGCGGCGAAGCGCGAGGCCGAGGAGGAACTGGGCGTCGCAGGCCTCTCCCCCGTCCCGCTGTTCCGCTTCCTCTACGAGTCCCCGGAACACACCTGGTGGTCCGCCGTCTACGAGACCAGGACCCCGACGACGGTCGCCCCCCAACCCGAGGAGGTCGCCTGGCACGCCTTCCTGACGGAGGCCGAACTCGCCGCCCGCCTCAGCGAATGGAAGTGGGTCCCGGACGGCCTTGACGCCTGGCGCCGGCTGGCCGCCTGGCGCAACGGAAGGTCCGCCGGCTGA
- a CDS encoding 3-hydroxybutyryl-CoA dehydrogenase has protein sequence MTLTEPTPEHTPGPAPELDVFPVVAVVGLGTMGAGIAEIAARSGRRVIGVELDAAAAGAALRRIEESTAHSVERGRMTAGERAELLGRISVGHDLNAAAEAQLVIEEIPEQLEAKRELFAELDRICPAGTVLATGTTALSVTRIAAATQRPERVIGLHFFNPAPVMQLVEVVRTVLTSADVAEAAAAFARGLGKSPVAAGDRPGFIVNGLLFAYLNQAAAMFESRYATREDIDAAMRLGCGLPMGPLALLDLIGVDVAKTVLEAMYAQSHDRLHAPAPVLGQLVAAGLLGRKSGRGFYTYAAPGSSQPVAEPDAHGDGVAVAGRQVRSVGVCGSGTMATGIAEVFAKAGYDVTLVARSQEKADRAKAGLAKSLERMVAKGRLAEADRDAALARVTASGSLEDLATADLVLEAVAEDLAVKQELFATLDKICRPGAVLATTTSSLPVIQCAMATGRPQDVVGMHFFNPAPAMRLVEVVSTVLTGPDVTATVLELCTAVRKHPVECGDRAGFIVNALLFPYLNDAVRMIEEHYASVDDVDTAMQLGCGYPMGPFALLDVVGLDVSLTIEKVLHGEFREPGLAPAPLLEHLVAAGCLGRKTGRGFRDHARR, from the coding sequence ATGACCCTGACTGAGCCCACCCCTGAGCACACCCCCGGGCCCGCCCCCGAGCTGGACGTCTTCCCCGTCGTCGCCGTCGTCGGGCTCGGCACCATGGGGGCCGGAATCGCCGAGATCGCCGCGCGCAGCGGGCGCAGGGTGATCGGCGTCGAGCTGGACGCCGCCGCTGCCGGAGCCGCGCTGCGGCGGATCGAGGAGTCGACGGCGCACTCCGTGGAACGCGGGCGGATGACCGCCGGCGAGCGTGCCGAGCTGCTCGGACGGATCAGCGTCGGGCACGACCTCAACGCCGCGGCCGAGGCGCAGCTGGTGATCGAGGAGATCCCCGAGCAGCTGGAGGCGAAGCGCGAGCTGTTCGCCGAGCTGGACCGGATCTGCCCGGCCGGGACGGTCCTCGCGACCGGCACCACCGCGCTGTCGGTGACCCGGATCGCCGCGGCCACCCAGCGTCCCGAACGGGTGATCGGGCTGCACTTCTTCAACCCGGCCCCGGTGATGCAGCTGGTCGAGGTCGTCCGCACGGTGCTGACCAGCGCCGATGTGGCCGAGGCGGCTGCCGCTTTCGCCCGGGGCCTGGGCAAGTCCCCGGTCGCCGCGGGCGACCGTCCTGGCTTCATCGTCAACGGTCTGCTGTTCGCCTACCTCAACCAGGCCGCCGCGATGTTCGAGTCGCGCTATGCCACCCGGGAGGACATCGACGCGGCCATGCGGCTGGGCTGCGGGCTGCCGATGGGGCCGCTGGCACTGCTCGACCTGATCGGGGTCGACGTGGCCAAGACCGTGCTGGAGGCGATGTACGCGCAGTCGCACGACCGGCTGCACGCCCCCGCTCCGGTGCTGGGTCAGCTGGTGGCGGCCGGGCTGCTGGGGCGGAAGTCCGGGCGCGGCTTCTACACCTACGCCGCGCCGGGCTCGTCCCAGCCGGTGGCCGAGCCGGATGCGCACGGCGACGGCGTTGCGGTGGCCGGACGGCAGGTCCGCAGCGTCGGCGTCTGCGGGTCGGGGACGATGGCGACCGGGATCGCGGAGGTGTTCGCCAAGGCCGGCTACGACGTCACCCTGGTCGCCCGCAGCCAGGAGAAGGCGGACCGGGCCAAGGCCGGGCTGGCGAAGTCGCTGGAGCGGATGGTGGCCAAGGGACGCCTCGCCGAGGCCGACCGGGACGCGGCGCTGGCGCGGGTCACCGCCTCGGGTTCGCTGGAGGACCTGGCCACCGCCGATCTGGTGCTGGAGGCCGTCGCCGAGGACCTGGCGGTGAAGCAGGAGCTGTTCGCCACCCTGGACAAGATCTGCAGGCCCGGCGCGGTGCTGGCGACCACCACGTCCAGCCTGCCGGTGATCCAGTGCGCGATGGCGACCGGACGCCCGCAGGACGTGGTGGGGATGCACTTCTTCAACCCGGCCCCGGCGATGCGCCTGGTCGAGGTGGTCAGCACGGTGCTGACCGGGCCCGATGTCACCGCCACGGTGCTGGAGCTGTGCACCGCGGTGCGCAAGCACCCGGTGGAGTGCGGCGACCGGGCCGGCTTCATCGTCAACGCCCTGCTGTTCCCCTACCTCAACGACGCGGTGCGGATGATCGAGGAGCACTACGCCTCGGTCGACGACGTCGACACCGCGATGCAGCTGGGCTGCGGCTACCCGATGGGCCCGTTCGCGCTGCTGGACGTGGTCGGCCTCGATGTCTCGCTGACGATCGAGAAGGTGCTGCACGGCGAGTTCCGCGAGCCCGGACTGGCTCCGGCGCCGCTGCTGGAGCATCTGGTGGCGGCCGGATGCCTGGGCCGCAAGACCGGGCGTGGCTTCCGCGACCACGCGCGCCGGTGA
- a CDS encoding TetR family transcriptional regulator, which produces MSGAENGGTVTAVDQANGAPRRVTAQRQQMRQDLAAAAMELFANQGYEETTVDQIAAAAGVARRTFFRYFRSKEEAIFPDHDDTLVRVADLLAGADPAEHPLDVVCRGIKEVLRMYAATPGVSVARYRLIRQVPTLREREIAVVARYERLFTRYLLGRFDTAGQASGGWERGVGDDAMLAEVSAAAVVAAHNHVLRRWLRSGGRGEVEPQLDHAFEVIRRTFWGNAPSAGASQVAPSATNGVAATLSSAVESAVGATPSGEVLITVARTDAPLDEVLQSIRAALGAK; this is translated from the coding sequence ATGAGCGGGGCAGAGAACGGCGGGACGGTAACGGCGGTCGACCAGGCCAACGGCGCTCCGCGCCGGGTGACGGCACAGCGGCAGCAGATGCGCCAGGACCTGGCGGCGGCGGCCATGGAGCTGTTCGCCAACCAGGGCTACGAGGAGACGACGGTCGATCAGATCGCCGCAGCGGCCGGCGTGGCCAGGCGCACCTTCTTCCGCTATTTCCGGTCCAAGGAGGAGGCGATCTTCCCGGACCACGACGACACCCTGGTCCGGGTCGCCGACCTGCTGGCCGGCGCCGATCCGGCGGAGCATCCGCTGGACGTGGTCTGCCGGGGCATCAAGGAGGTGCTGCGGATGTACGCGGCGACGCCTGGAGTCTCGGTGGCCCGGTACCGGCTGATCCGGCAGGTGCCGACCCTGCGCGAGCGGGAGATCGCGGTGGTGGCCCGGTACGAGCGGCTGTTCACCCGGTATCTGCTGGGGCGCTTCGACACCGCGGGGCAGGCCTCCGGGGGCTGGGAGCGGGGCGTCGGCGACGACGCGATGCTGGCCGAGGTGTCGGCGGCGGCCGTGGTCGCGGCGCACAACCATGTGCTGCGGCGCTGGCTGCGTTCCGGCGGCCGGGGCGAGGTCGAGCCGCAGCTGGACCACGCCTTCGAGGTGATCCGACGGACCTTCTGGGGGAACGCACCCTCGGCCGGGGCATCCCAGGTGGCACCCAGTGCCACCAACGGCGTCGCGGCGACGTTGAGCAGCGCGGTGGAGAGTGCGGTGGGTGCCACCCCTTCGGGCGAGGTGCTGATCACCGTGGCCCGTACGGACGCCCCGTTGGACGAGGTGCTGCAGAGCATCCGCGCCGCGCTCGGGGCCAAGTAG
- the ccrA gene encoding crotonyl-CoA carboxylase/reductase, whose protein sequence is MKSILEAITSEDASPADFAALDVPESYRAVTLHKDEEQMFAGQDSRDKDPRKSLHVEEIAVPELGPGEALVAVMASAVNYNTVWSSIFEPVSTFSFLERYGKLSPETSRHNLPYHVVGSDLAGVVLRTGPGVHAWKPGDEVVAHCLSVELESADGHNDTMLDPEQRIWGFETNFGGLAEIALVKSNQLMPKPAHLTWEEAASPGLVNSTAYRQLVSRNGAGMKQGDNVLIWGASGGLGSYATQYALAGGATPICVVSNDAKADICRAMGAEAIIDRSAEGYRFWKDEHNQDPKEWKRLGGRIRELTGGEDVDIVFEHPGRETFGASVYVTRKGGTIVTCASTSGYMHQYDNRYLWMSLKRIVGSHFANYREAWEANRLIAKGKIHPTLSKTYTLEETGQAALDVHHNRHQGKVGVLCLSPREGLGVRDEELRDKHLSAINRFRGE, encoded by the coding sequence ATGAAAAGCATCCTCGAAGCGATCACCAGCGAGGACGCGAGCCCGGCCGATTTCGCCGCACTCGACGTCCCCGAGTCCTACCGGGCGGTCACGCTCCACAAGGACGAGGAGCAGATGTTCGCCGGCCAGGACAGCCGTGACAAGGATCCCCGCAAGTCGCTGCACGTCGAGGAGATCGCCGTGCCGGAACTCGGCCCGGGCGAGGCCCTGGTCGCAGTGATGGCCAGCGCGGTGAACTACAACACCGTGTGGAGCTCGATCTTCGAGCCGGTCTCCACCTTCTCCTTCCTGGAGCGCTACGGGAAGCTCTCGCCGGAGACCTCGCGCCACAACCTGCCCTACCACGTGGTGGGTTCGGACCTCGCGGGCGTGGTGCTGCGCACCGGCCCCGGGGTGCACGCCTGGAAGCCCGGCGACGAGGTGGTCGCGCACTGCCTGAGCGTCGAACTGGAGAGCGCGGACGGCCACAACGACACCATGCTCGACCCGGAGCAGCGGATCTGGGGCTTCGAGACCAACTTCGGCGGCCTGGCCGAGATCGCCCTGGTGAAGTCCAACCAGCTGATGCCCAAGCCGGCCCACCTCACCTGGGAGGAGGCCGCCTCCCCCGGGCTGGTGAACTCCACCGCCTACCGGCAGCTGGTCTCCCGCAACGGCGCCGGTATGAAGCAGGGCGACAACGTGCTGATCTGGGGCGCCAGCGGAGGCCTCGGCTCCTACGCCACCCAGTACGCGCTGGCCGGCGGTGCGACGCCGATCTGCGTGGTCTCCAACGACGCCAAGGCCGACATCTGCCGTGCGATGGGCGCCGAGGCGATCATCGACCGCAGCGCCGAGGGCTACCGGTTCTGGAAGGACGAGCACAACCAGGACCCGAAGGAGTGGAAGCGGCTGGGCGGGAGGATCCGCGAGCTGACGGGCGGCGAGGACGTCGACATCGTCTTCGAGCACCCGGGCCGGGAGACCTTCGGCGCCAGTGTCTATGTGACGCGGAAGGGCGGCACCATCGTCACCTGTGCGTCGACAAGTGGCTATATGCACCAGTACGACAACCGCTACCTCTGGATGTCGCTGAAGCGCATCGTCGGCTCGCACTTCGCCAACTACCGCGAGGCGTGGGAGGCGAACCGGCTGATCGCCAAGGGGAAGATCCACCCGACCCTGTCGAAGACGTACACCCTGGAGGAGACCGGCCAGGCGGCGCTGGACGTCCACCACAACCGGCACCAGGGCAAGGTCGGCGTGCTCTGCCTCTCCCCGCGCGAGGGCCTGGGCGTCCGCGACGAGGAGCTGCGGGACAAGCACCTGTCCGCCATCAACCGCTTCAGGGGTGAATAG